One genomic segment of Candidatus Sulfotelmatobacter sp. includes these proteins:
- a CDS encoding ORF6N domain-containing protein, which produces MNKTAIILAKRAGSKILVLRNQKVILDTDLAELYGVPVKHLNQQVKRNRDRFPADFLFILTRAEHESLRSQIVTSNPGRGGRRYLPNAFTEHGAVMAATVLNSKRAIETSIFVVRAFVQMRQALVVNQHVMSKLSELEVRLDIHDAEIQDLVDAIHELIAPLPAGHRRIGFELPSRTAKPQRKSPKR; this is translated from the coding sequence ATGAACAAAACTGCAATCATTCTCGCCAAACGAGCCGGATCGAAGATCCTGGTTCTGCGCAATCAGAAAGTCATACTCGATACGGATCTGGCCGAACTCTACGGCGTTCCGGTCAAACATCTCAATCAGCAGGTGAAGCGCAATCGCGACCGCTTTCCTGCGGATTTTCTCTTTATCTTGACCCGAGCGGAGCATGAAAGTTTGAGGTCACAAATTGTGACCTCAAACCCTGGTCGGGGCGGTCGGCGCTACCTGCCGAATGCCTTTACCGAACACGGAGCCGTGATGGCCGCGACGGTTTTAAACTCGAAACGTGCTATCGAAACCAGCATTTTCGTAGTGCGCGCATTTGTACAAATGCGTCAAGCTTTGGTCGTGAATCAGCATGTGATGTCGAAGCTCTCGGAACTGGAAGTGCGCCTGGACATCCACGATGCTGAAATTCAGGATCTGGTGGACGCCATTCACGAACTCATCGCTCCGCTGCCAGCCGGCCATCGCCGCATCGGCTTTGAGCTGCCATCGCGGACCGCAAAACCTCAGCGCAAATCGCCCAAGAGATAG
- a CDS encoding M13 family metallopeptidase — translation MYSSLFLLIFMSSSMSILFSQSSSLHGIDPTDLDRKVEPCDDFFAFANGTWRANNPIPASMTRWSKRWQAGESSKDKLREILEAASAEKNASQGSADQIIGDYYGACMDASRVNARGMEPIKSRFAKIDAATDSAAIQQAMVELHDIVVNVPFGFGSSQDPHKPSLVLADLGAGGLGLPDRDYYLKSEPRFKEARGKYVEHVAAMFKLAGWDQKSAAAAAQVVMAMETKFAEASLDNVALRDPSATDHNTTFVQLQALAPHVDWTAYFKHKQIPTDVDMNVDQPKFMQEVDRQMQQTPLADWKVYLKWQLLDSVASHLSEPFVEEDFAFHGRYLAGTTEMKPRWKRCAESTDQLFGEALGKKYVEKYFPPEAKTRMQEMVRNLLAAMRDDILSRPWMSDDTKEKAMAKIATFNPKIGYPDKWKDYSHVVIRRDAYFEDMIAGRKFVEEDDRAQIGKTVDRERWGLTPPTSDAYYNPLLNEIVFPAGILQPPAFDMKAVDAVNYGAIGVVIGHEISHGFDDQGAQFDYLGRLRNWWTDADLKDFQTRAACVVNQFDNYYIEKDIHHNGKLVLGESIGDLGGAKIAYLAYQKSLRGKPRPADIDGFTPEQQFFIAWGQFRGDEIRPEAQRLMVQGDPHPIAKYRVIGPLSNLPEFQKAWSCKADAPMVRPEAKRCDVW, via the coding sequence ATGTATTCTTCATTATTCCTGTTGATTTTCATGTCTTCGTCCATGTCCATCCTGTTTTCGCAGAGCAGTTCGCTCCATGGCATCGACCCCACCGATCTCGACCGCAAGGTCGAACCGTGCGACGATTTCTTCGCATTCGCCAACGGCACGTGGCGCGCGAACAATCCGATCCCTGCTTCCATGACGCGCTGGAGCAAACGCTGGCAGGCGGGAGAATCCTCGAAAGACAAGCTGCGAGAAATTCTCGAAGCTGCCTCCGCCGAAAAGAATGCGTCGCAGGGTAGCGCCGACCAGATCATTGGCGACTACTATGGCGCGTGCATGGACGCATCGCGGGTAAATGCGCGCGGGATGGAACCAATCAAATCGCGGTTTGCGAAAATCGACGCCGCCACGGATTCAGCGGCCATTCAACAGGCAATGGTCGAATTGCACGACATTGTTGTGAACGTTCCGTTCGGCTTCGGCAGTTCGCAGGATCCCCATAAACCTTCATTGGTGTTGGCCGATCTTGGCGCCGGCGGCCTCGGACTGCCCGATCGCGATTACTATCTGAAAAGCGAGCCGCGCTTCAAAGAGGCTCGCGGAAAATATGTCGAGCACGTCGCGGCGATGTTCAAGCTGGCGGGGTGGGACCAGAAGTCCGCAGCGGCTGCCGCACAGGTCGTTATGGCGATGGAGACAAAGTTCGCCGAAGCGTCACTCGACAACGTCGCGCTGCGCGATCCCTCAGCGACCGATCACAACACCACGTTCGTCCAGCTGCAAGCCCTGGCTCCGCACGTCGACTGGACCGCATATTTCAAACACAAGCAGATTCCCACCGACGTAGACATGAATGTCGACCAGCCGAAGTTTATGCAGGAAGTGGATCGCCAGATGCAGCAAACTCCGCTGGCTGACTGGAAAGTGTATTTAAAGTGGCAACTGCTGGATTCGGTCGCCAGCCATCTCTCTGAGCCCTTCGTCGAAGAAGACTTCGCCTTCCACGGAAGATATCTTGCCGGCACAACCGAAATGAAGCCGCGATGGAAGCGTTGCGCGGAATCGACCGATCAACTATTCGGCGAAGCATTGGGCAAGAAGTATGTCGAGAAATATTTTCCGCCCGAGGCCAAAACCCGCATGCAGGAGATGGTGCGCAATCTCCTCGCGGCCATGCGTGACGATATTCTCAGCCGCCCGTGGATGAGCGACGACACAAAAGAAAAAGCGATGGCGAAGATCGCCACCTTTAATCCCAAGATCGGATATCCCGACAAGTGGAAGGATTATAGCCATGTCGTCATCCGGCGCGATGCGTATTTCGAAGACATGATCGCCGGCAGAAAATTTGTGGAAGAAGACGACCGAGCGCAAATCGGCAAAACCGTGGACCGCGAGCGCTGGGGCCTCACTCCGCCCACTTCAGATGCTTACTACAATCCGTTGCTGAATGAAATTGTTTTCCCCGCGGGAATTCTTCAGCCGCCCGCTTTTGATATGAAGGCTGTAGACGCAGTGAACTATGGTGCTATCGGCGTGGTCATCGGCCACGAAATTTCCCACGGTTTCGACGATCAGGGGGCGCAGTTCGATTACCTCGGTCGGTTGCGCAACTGGTGGACCGATGCCGATCTGAAAGACTTTCAAACCCGCGCCGCTTGCGTGGTCAATCAGTTCGACAATTACTACATCGAGAAAGACATCCATCACAATGGGAAGCTCGTTCTCGGCGAAAGCATTGGAGACCTCGGTGGAGCGAAGATCGCCTACCTCGCGTACCAGAAATCGCTCCGGGGTAAACCGCGTCCCGCCGACATCGACGGCTTCACTCCCGAACAGCAATTCTTCATTGCTTGGGGCCAGTTCCGCGGCGACGAAATCCGCCCCGAAGCGCAGCGACTAATGGTGCAGGGCGATCCGCACCCGATCGCGAAGTATCGCGTGATCGGTCCGCTTTCGAATCTTCCGGAATTCCAGAAAGCATGGAGCTGCAAAGCGGACGCGCCCATGGTGCGGCCCGAGGCCAAGCGCTGCGACGTCTGGTAG
- a CDS encoding ADP-ribosylation factor-like protein yields the protein MSFINFAAREINCKIVYYGAGLGGKTTNLQVIYQKTADQQKGKMISLATETERTLFFDFLPLDLGSVRGFKTRIHLYTVPGQVFYDASRKLILRGVDGIVFVADSQEQRQDANVEALDNLMSNLKEHGYDFNKIPYVLQLNKRDLPNILPVDLLATELRKKNETIVEAVAFQGVGVFETLKEIAKQVLTELKAGG from the coding sequence TTGAGTTTCATCAACTTCGCAGCCCGCGAGATCAATTGCAAGATCGTGTACTATGGCGCCGGATTAGGTGGCAAGACCACGAACCTTCAGGTGATCTATCAGAAAACGGCGGACCAGCAGAAGGGCAAGATGATCTCGCTGGCCACCGAAACCGAGCGTACTTTGTTTTTCGATTTTCTTCCGCTTGACCTCGGATCGGTGCGCGGTTTCAAGACCCGCATTCATCTCTACACGGTCCCCGGCCAGGTGTTTTACGATGCCAGCCGCAAGCTGATTCTGCGTGGCGTGGATGGCATCGTGTTCGTCGCCGACTCCCAGGAGCAGCGCCAGGATGCCAACGTCGAAGCCCTCGACAACCTGATGTCGAATCTGAAAGAGCATGGCTACGACTTCAACAAGATTCCCTACGTGCTGCAACTCAATAAGCGCGACCTGCCAAACATTCTTCCCGTCGATTTGCTGGCCACCGAACTCCGCAAGAAAAATGAGACTATCGTTGAAGCGGTTGCCTTCCAGGGCGTGGGAGTCTTCGAAACCCTGAAAGAAATCGCCAAGCAGGTGCTGACGGAATTAAAGGCCGGCGGCTAA
- a CDS encoding VWA domain-containing protein translates to MALAMLLAGSQALLHAESAAAQTQSQPPANSPPQGQQNPGQQSPGQQGQDIPDAPSTVQPPPKETLPASVPPAPGRTNEPIPFPGDAPQQPNNPSQTPGQTMEEKTEPPSTSPAPLNTSPNPGNLPRNQINPKDDLYKLRVNVNFVQIPVMVKDSNGRRVDGLLPKDFTVRENGKPQTLTYFTSDPFELSVALVIDTGMADVALQKIDQTYSALAGAFSPYDEVALYTYSSTVSQVSDFSKRPEKLSTALNEMKTVRGHNNGPPILGGPLGPQGPTVNGAPVGSGGVEPVYTPPREAHVLNDAILRAALDLGKRERTRRKVIFVISDGRELGSKASYRDVLRLLETRDIQVRAVVVDSGSLPGYRQLNKFHLPGQGYSNILPKYVAATCGETDLDRLSRNGIEDAYAQMTNDARNQYTLGYTPKPVTTASAYRSIEVLVDKKGLKVGAMDGYYAIPVAH, encoded by the coding sequence ATGGCTCTGGCCATGCTACTTGCCGGGTCACAGGCGTTGCTCCACGCGGAGTCTGCGGCAGCCCAGACACAGTCTCAGCCGCCGGCCAACTCGCCGCCTCAAGGCCAACAGAATCCGGGGCAACAAAGTCCGGGCCAACAAGGTCAAGACATTCCTGACGCGCCATCGACGGTCCAGCCGCCGCCGAAGGAGACTCTTCCGGCGTCGGTGCCACCTGCGCCGGGACGGACGAACGAACCGATCCCGTTCCCCGGCGACGCTCCGCAGCAACCCAACAATCCAAGTCAAACCCCAGGTCAAACCATGGAGGAGAAAACCGAGCCGCCTTCGACTTCGCCTGCTCCGTTGAATACGTCCCCGAACCCCGGAAACCTGCCCAGAAACCAGATCAACCCGAAAGACGATTTATACAAATTGAGGGTGAACGTCAACTTCGTTCAGATTCCAGTGATGGTGAAGGACTCGAACGGACGCCGCGTGGATGGCCTGCTGCCCAAGGATTTCACAGTGCGGGAGAACGGAAAGCCACAGACGCTAACCTATTTCACCAGCGATCCCTTCGAGCTTTCGGTGGCACTGGTCATCGATACCGGCATGGCAGACGTTGCCCTGCAAAAAATCGACCAGACGTACTCTGCGCTGGCGGGAGCCTTCAGTCCTTACGACGAAGTCGCCCTCTATACCTACAGCAGCACGGTTAGTCAGGTCAGCGATTTCTCCAAGAGGCCGGAAAAGCTCAGCACTGCGCTGAATGAAATGAAAACGGTGCGCGGGCACAATAACGGTCCGCCGATACTGGGCGGCCCACTCGGCCCTCAAGGACCGACTGTCAACGGAGCGCCGGTGGGCAGCGGAGGCGTCGAACCGGTTTATACTCCGCCCCGGGAAGCGCACGTTCTGAACGACGCCATTCTGCGCGCAGCGCTGGACTTGGGCAAGCGCGAGCGGACGCGCAGAAAAGTTATCTTCGTCATCAGCGATGGCCGGGAGCTGGGCAGCAAAGCCAGCTATCGCGATGTGCTACGCCTGCTCGAGACCCGAGACATCCAGGTCAGGGCGGTCGTCGTCGACAGCGGTTCGTTGCCGGGATACCGCCAGTTGAACAAGTTTCATCTGCCGGGGCAGGGCTACAGCAACATTCTTCCCAAATATGTAGCCGCAACTTGCGGCGAGACCGATCTGGACCGGCTCTCGCGAAATGGTATCGAAGACGCTTACGCGCAGATGACCAACGACGCGAGAAATCAATACACTTTGGGCTATACCCCCAAGCCTGTAACCACCGCCTCGGCATACCGAAGTATCGAAGTACTGGTCGACAAAAAGGGGTTGAAAGTGGGCGCGATGGATGGATACTACGCCATTCCGGTGGCCCATTGA
- a CDS encoding VWA domain-containing protein, with protein MPKFYIFLPRVMVVLAFFAAASLVLAQQSAPQAASPQSSTPQPSPTPSSGQSTGQGQQPASGSSQGKPDQKSDESQEPTETLKVNVNIVQLFFNVKDKHGALMPNLTKDDFTIAEDGTPQTVKYFTAETNLPLTLGILIDSSGSQIRVLDMEKEVGGAFLKQILTDKDEAFVIDFNVDSSLVQDFTRDVRRLQSAMNSVRINSGVTMPTLPGAGGGPVPTAYSPGTVLYDAVYLSAHDMLAKETGRKAMILLTDGEDEGSKLKIRDAIEASQKADAIVYVLLCADRGFYGSQGGFYSGEGEMRKLTEATGGRVINVGNKFDKLRDAFDQIAAELRSQYNIGYTPTNTKLDGSYRKLEIKNKQGYKIQARAGYYAGHSQE; from the coding sequence ATGCCTAAGTTCTACATTTTCCTCCCCCGAGTCATGGTTGTGCTGGCCTTTTTCGCGGCAGCCTCGTTGGTGTTGGCGCAGCAGTCGGCTCCTCAGGCAGCTTCGCCGCAATCCTCCACGCCGCAGCCTTCGCCGACGCCGTCTTCTGGGCAATCAACCGGGCAGGGTCAACAACCGGCCTCCGGCTCTTCGCAGGGCAAGCCCGACCAAAAATCCGATGAATCGCAGGAGCCCACCGAAACCCTTAAAGTCAACGTTAATATCGTGCAGCTTTTCTTTAACGTCAAAGACAAGCACGGTGCACTCATGCCGAATTTGACCAAAGACGACTTTACGATTGCGGAAGACGGCACGCCGCAGACCGTGAAATATTTCACTGCCGAGACCAACCTGCCGCTCACGCTCGGTATCCTGATCGATTCCAGCGGCAGTCAGATTCGGGTTCTCGACATGGAGAAGGAAGTAGGCGGCGCTTTCCTGAAACAAATTCTCACCGACAAAGACGAGGCCTTCGTCATCGACTTCAACGTCGACTCCAGCCTGGTGCAGGACTTCACCCGCGATGTTCGGCGCCTTCAAAGCGCGATGAACAGCGTACGAATCAATTCCGGGGTAACCATGCCTACGCTTCCCGGCGCCGGCGGCGGTCCCGTACCTACGGCTTATTCCCCAGGCACCGTTCTTTATGACGCTGTGTATCTCTCTGCGCATGACATGCTGGCCAAGGAAACCGGGCGCAAGGCGATGATCCTGCTCACCGACGGCGAGGACGAGGGCAGCAAATTGAAGATTCGCGATGCCATCGAGGCGTCGCAGAAGGCGGACGCAATCGTTTACGTGCTGCTGTGCGCGGATCGAGGATTCTACGGCTCGCAGGGCGGTTTCTATTCCGGTGAAGGCGAAATGCGCAAACTTACCGAGGCGACCGGCGGTCGCGTAATCAACGTAGGCAACAAGTTCGACAAGCTGCGCGACGCTTTCGACCAGATTGCCGCCGAACTGCGCAGCCAGTACAACATCGGCTACACCCCAACCAACACCAAACTCGACGGCTCCTACCGCAAGTTAGAAATCAAGAATAAGCAGGGCTACAAGATCCAGGCCCGAGCCGGCTACTACGCCGGCCACAGCCAAGAATAG